The Planktothrix agardhii NIES-204 genomic interval TCTACGGCTTGGGAAGCATCCGTTGTGATCTGATCAGAAACGGGATTTTGATCAATAATAGGTGGTTGAACTTCTACGGTAGTTTGGACTCGATTTAGGCGATGATTTAAGAAACTTTGATATTCGTCAACGGTCATCCCCAAATTATAAATATGATGATGAACATGATCAATTAAGTCAACTTCCGCCGGGACAAATAGATCATTTTGTTGACAAATTCCATGCAAACTCGCCCAAGTTTTGAGGGTATTAGCATCATGGAGTTGATAGCGGTCTAACAGTTGAGTGGTTGTCATATTGGTTTCGGGAGTTGGCTTAAAATCACTCATAGACTTGTCCTCATTTACAGCTATATCTGACAGTTTGTTTAACACTTTTAATTACATTTAATTTAGCATAATAAGTACCAAAAAACCAAATATTTTGATCTGATTTTCCCTGAGATGTTCAAGGATATAGCAATGAGCAGGTTATTGTTCACAACAACTTCCGTGTCTTTGTGGTTAAATTAAGTCTTCCCGTTGTCAACATAGCCACAATAACTGCTATAGCATCCCGTTGAGTCAATTACCTAAAATTATCACCTCAACTTTTGTATTATCACCGATTTTGGCAAAATTGTATCCGGTTTTCTTTCCCCTTCCCATTTCCTAAAACTTTGGATAAAATTATCCATAATCGGGATCACACCAATTTGCCATTATTGAAATCCAACCCTTTGCTATGCCAATCTACGATTATTTCTGTCCCAGCAACAACCAAACCATAGAAGTTATGCACTCCTATACCCACGAGATTACCACCTGGGGCGAGGTTTGTCAGTTAGCCAACTGTGACCTCGGAGATACTCCTAAAGATGCTCTAGTGCGTCGGGTGGTGAGTGCACCGATGCTATCTATTCCTACTTCTAATGCCGATTACAAAAACGCCGGATTTACGAAGTTAGTCAAACGAGATCAAGGAGTTTATGAAAATGTCACGGATTCGGATTAACTGAACTAGATTGATGTTTAGCTTTTTCTTTTTTTGGATCACCCATAAATCCCTTTAACTTCTGGTGAAAATCAGGATGTTTTAGGGATAATTTATCGGTTTGACTTGCTTCTAATCCTTGGCTTTCTGGGGTTTTATCTGTTATTAATTTATCTTTGTTTTGACTTTCTAATAACAAGTTTTGGGGAAACCTATTACAAATTAAACGTTCAAATTCTGAAGTAAAATGATAAATTTTTTTCCCTCGCCGTTGCCAAGATATTAAGATATATTCCACAGAAATCGCTTTATAGCGTCCCTGATATAAAGATTCCAAAATAGCGGGTAGAAACCAATCTGGATCATATTGTTTTTCCCAGCGCTTAATAATTTGTTCTGGGGTCTGGTCTGCTAATTCAAAACCATAATATTTGAGCAGATCAGAGGGATTTACCGAACTAGAAATGCTCCTAGGATCTTCCCGAGTCGGTGCTGCGAGATATTTACGGTGTTCTTCATCGTTAAAAGGAAATTCTAAAGCAAACAGAAAAATCACCTCCTTGGCATTATGATCATAAATCTTACACCCTAATTTTCTATTTCAGGAGTAGAACCAAAATAGGGGTCTGGAGTTCCGATCCAGTTAAAATCACTAATTCTGAGATTAATACTGCCAATCCGACGCACCGGATTAATCCTCAGCATCACCCCATAGGTACGGCGACTATATTCTAAGGTTAATTCATTATTTAATGATAAACCACTATCCAAATTAACTGCCGATTCAATCCCAGCCCTTAACCCCCCATAAAGTTGTTGAACTAATCCCATACTTAATACTCGTTGATCGACTAAACGATCAAACAAAAAGGGCGATTGTCCATCCAATATCACTTGAGTATAAAATAGGCTAAACCCCGTATAGTCTAAAAAGTCTTTAGAAAAATGACCCAATTGTCCTTGCACCCCGACGGAGGTACTCAGATAGGATTGGGAATAATCTTGACTATATTGGGTGGTGACTCCTCGGGCAATTAAGGCTAATTGTACAAAGGGAATCACGGGTCGAGGGGTATAACGTAAACCTTCGGTAGCCGTTGGTGGTAAGCCTTCTCCCCGCCATAATAATACCGGATAAATTAAAGTTCCCAACGCCTCATAACGATCTAAAGTGACTCGATTATTCAGACGAGTGGGTTTAAGTAATTCCGGGCGATCGCTATCAGCATTTACCGATTGATAGGATGTTTGAAAGCTAAAGGTAGCCCCCTGGTCATTTAAAGCAATCTTAGGAGAAGTCAGCACCGTCCCTAAACTACTCCAAACGGTACGATACCCCAAAGTTCCGTTAAACAAACGGTTACGGTAACTATATTCTCCATTCAGGGCAAACCCAGCCCCCAATTGTTGGCGGACTCGGATACTACCGCGAAGGGCTTTTTCATTCAGATCGGGGAAATTTTCTAAGGTATTTATGGATAAAAACCCACTTAATGCCGTAGTTGGGGTAATTGATCCCGAAATCCTTGCTTCTAACCCCAAGGTTTTCGGATCGAAGGGGGTGACATGATCTTGAAAAGCCCGTTGGATTAATAATCTAGGCGCCACTTGCAGGGTCAACGGGCCAAGGGGAACCGAAGGTAGATTACCTTGAATATAATATCCCCCAAAGTCCCTGAGATCATAACCAAAGGAAAAGGGTAGGGGTTCTTTTTGGCTTCGATCAATGACGGTACGTTCTCGAAATAACGGTAGGTTAAAGGATTGATCCAGCACCAGTCGGGATTTGGTGGTGATCAGTTCATCCCGTAGGGGTGAAACTCGGTTAAATCGGGCGGTATCGGCTCTTAATTCTAGTTCCGGGGGGGAAAAGGGATCATTGGTCAGTCGCACCTGTTGGGCTTCCCATCCCCCATCCCCAAACAGATCAATCCGTTCGGCGGCAAATCTCAAGCGATTCACACTGCCTTTTACCCCAAAGGTTTCCCCCCCTCCGACCGAGACTCCGGCGTTAAGCCCCCCATCAGCTTTGACTTTGGCTAAGGGTTGGGCGGCGGTAATTCGGTCGCTGATCGGGGCATTTAGTAGGGGAGTAACCCCTGGAGTTAGGGGGTCAACTACGGTTAAATCGGTGTCGGCGGAGGGGGTATAAACAACGCCGTTGGCTTGGTAAACTGACCCGGTACCGACAACGAAGTTATAGTCCATGCGATCGCCCCGAATCACTTGATTTCCCCGGGTTAGGGCCACATTCCCTTGGGCAACCACTTGACGGGTATTTAGGTTAACTTGGGCCTGCTCCGCATTAATTAAGGACTGGCGAAACCTCACCATCACGTTCCCTTGGGCGGTGACGATTTGCCTTTGTTGATCATATTCTTGCCGATCGGCGGTGATTTCGACTATATCTGCGGGGGTGGGAACTGGAATAACGGTCGATTCTTGGGTGGGAGTTTTAGGGGGGGTGACAACTATTCTGTTACAAGGACTCTGACAGGAATTATCGCTATTGGTAAAGGAAAAGGAGGCATCAAACCGATATTGATTCTCGGTTAAAGGTGGGGCGGTTTCTATGGTGACGGCCGACCCCAGTAGTTCTGCGGATACAGGGTCGGATGCCTGAATCTGATCTTCAGGTAAAGGATAGCTGATGGTTCTTGGGGTTTTTACCCAGGAAGATATTTGTGGTTCTAATCCGATTATCCCCGTTTCCGTGGTCTGTGGTTGGGGAAGATGACGAATAATTGGGGGTGGTTCAGGTGGTGGTAACGGATAGGGCATACTTGCTGTAACGGAATTCCACAAAATAGCCAGAACTCAGCCCCTTTAGGGAATAGGCTAAAACAATGTCATTAGCTATCAGCCCATCGGGATGATCGCTAATGACACTCCATTTTTTTATCATATCAGGGATTTTGTTCACAGAGGTTGTCGGCATCTGGTTTTGATGTTCAAGCCCCAACTTCTGTTGAGACAACTTCCATGTTTTTCTACTCTAAGTCTCTGCGTTTGGGGTTCCGGGCTGGGTCATTGGACAAGAATCCAAACACGAATAAACTAAAGAAGAACAGAACTACGATATTAACAACGATTTTTAGGGTCAGCATTTGTGAATTTCTCCGAGGCTGCAAGAGTTTATTTATAGCTGTTATGCCGTAAGCACAACTTTACCATCATATCCCAAAATACCCACTGCTTTAAGGATTCTTTTTCTACCCCCTTGACACAAGTTCATTTTGTGTTATTATTATCGTGGGGGATCTATGCTCGCCTATAAAGTATTTTTTCGGTTTCGGCATCTGCCAAAAGGGTTAGAACAATTACGTTACAGTATTCTTCCGATTACCCATTCCCCATCACGGATTTAAGAGGATAACGCAGATTAACACAGATTAAAATCCGTGAAATCCTCCTAAATCCGTGATCCCTATTACCCCATTACTCATAATGGGTAAACCAATACCAAGTTTTAGCGATCGCCTCCTCAACTTTAACCATAACCTGATCTAACCATCCTAAAATCTTCTCTAGGGGATGTTGAATATATCCGGTTGATGTCACCTGAGCTTCTAGCCAGTCGGGGGAATCGGTCGCAGTTGCGGTTTTCTTGGATTCTGTAACACAGTTTTGCGTTTTTGTCAAGGGGTTTTGAGAATTTTCAGAAATTAAACCGATATTTTCCGGGGTCGTTTTTGTGGGGAAACGGTTTAAGGAAGATTGAAGTTTCTGAAAAATCCGATTATTTTCGATAGGGTTATTTTGGGTCTTAGGTTTTTTGAGTTTGGATAAAATATTATTTGTCCGAGTATCAATAGTTGACCAGGGGTCTTCTAGGGAAGAAGATTTTGAATTGGAAATTACCCCGGAATATTCTTCGGGGATATGCTCAGAATTAATAGTATGCTGATGGTCTTTGAAGAAATAATCTATCGCGGCAAAAATCAAGGACTGAACTTGATAAAAATATTGATCAAAACCCGTTTCTAAGGAAGATGCTGATTTTACAGATAAATGGGGATGTTGGCAAGTTTGAATTACGGTTTTTCCCAGGGTTTGACTTTGTTGGACTAAGCTATGGGTAGCTTGAGAGATGGGAATAATAGAATAATCTTCGACTTGCGCGATCGCAAAATCTAAGTTATGAATAAATTCAGGAGAAGGCTGGGGGAGAGAAACCGACTCAACAAAATTAGATTCTCCAAAACAATTAATTTTGACTGCTACAGGACTGGTTTGTACCCAACATAGGACTTGCCAAAATCCTCGAATGGCAGATACAACATTAATAGGATGGCTAAAAGGTTGTAACTGGGGTTGGAAAGGTTTGGGATGTTGTGCTGAATTTCGATAATAATAGTGATAGTCTGCGACTTCTAAACTAATCCGTTGTTGAAGTTGATATTGTTGTTCAACGGTGAGACTATCTAAAATTTGATTATCTTTTTGAACTAATACTAAGGTTTGGGAATCAATTTTACTAGCTACCCCTTGAATTTCTCCTGCTGCGGGTTGGGAAATTATCGAATTTTCAAAGCCTCCCGTGTACGGGGGGTTTGGGGGAGCGGTTTCGGTGGTAACCGTATTTAGAATATGAATAATAGGAGTATCAACATTAGGAGGTTGGGACTTGACCTCAGAATTGAGTTGGGGTAAATGCTGTTTAATCGCCGTCCCTAATTTTTGGGTAGTGACTCGAACGGTTTGCAGGATAAAATAAACTGGGTATAGTGCTGTTTGCAGGGTAATCTCGGTGGCGAACTTAAAATAGCGCCAACTGCGACTGCCCTCATCGGTAAATTTCTGTGCCGTCTGAGAGATAAAATTAAAGAATCGACTTTTGTATGGCCCGGATTCAGCAACAGACATGGTTACACCAAGTTTGATCTATATTCTCCCCTATTAACTATAACATTGACATACTCCCCACGCATAAATGCGGGAGATTCTTGTTCATGGTTCACAGAAATCCACTTGCTATCTCTGGTTTCCCATCAATAGTAGAGGCGGTCTTCTCCCCATGCTTTCCCGATTGCTCGGCAGATCCCTTTTGCCCAAAGGTACTGTTTTGCCATTCTATCCCCAGAATTCCCATACCCTTTTTAAGAATATTAATTGCTGCATTTGTATCACGACAAATCTCTGTTCCACAATTAGGACAGGAATGGGTTCTGGTACTCAATGACTTTTTCGCCCGATAACCGCAACTAGAACAATCTTGAGAGGTATAGTTAGGCGAAACCGCCACAACTGCCTTATCCCAGATCTTTCCGTAATAATCTAGCCATTGGGTGAATTGATACCAACTAGCATCGGAAATCGACTTAGTCAAGTGGTGATTCTTGACCATATTCGACACCTTTAAATCTTCATAGACAATCACATCGTTAGAGTGAACTACGCACCGAGCTTGCTTAATCGCCCAGTCTTTACGCTATAATATTATTATGGAAATAATAAATAGAAAACGTGCAATAGAGTTAGGGCTAACAATCTATTTTACTGGTAAACCGTGTAAAAATGGGCATACCTGTGAGAGATTTGTAGCCAATAAAACCTGCAAAGAATGCCTTAGATTGTTAAGTGCAAACAGAAGAGAAAATACCCAATTTATAGATGACCATAAAGTATATATGGACAAATACAATAGGGAAAATAGAGAGTCAATACTTCAAAATAGGAGAGACAAACTAAGCCACGACGAAGAGTATAGGCAGAAGGAAAAAAGCAGACAGGCAAGTTGGGCTAAAGAAAACAAGAAGAAAGCGTTAGAGATAAAGGCGCGGTACAGAACATCAAAGGCTAATGCCCCTACAATAGAGGGTAACAAGCAACTAACTAAACAATTCTATTTAGATTGTCCTAGAGATAAAACTGTTGACCACATTATACCTATTTCAAAAGGAGGGGCGCACGATATAGGCAACCTGCAATACCTATCGCCATCACAAAATTCTTCAAAAAAAGATGGTCAGAATATAGCTATTAATGGAATATACTGCATTTCTACGTGGCATATTCTACAGAGCGACAATGTTTTTTAAACTTGGGGTAGCCCTTTTTCTTTTCTTTTTTCTACAACGACTGTAGAAACTAGAAATAGAAGCCCATGCTCTTTCTGCACTAGCTTGACGAGCCGCCGAATTTAACTTTTTGGCAAAAGGAAATAATGCGGCTAAGTCTTTGCATAGCGCATACAAACCAGCCTTACTTACCCCTTGATTATCCATCCAGTACCGAACACATTTGTTTCTGATAAATTGTGCGGTACGAATGGCTTCATCAAGAGCTAGGTATTGCTCCTTGGTTCCGTGCAGTAGTTTGGCTTCTCTAACTATCATGATTCTATTTTATCATAAGGTATTGCAGATAAAGCTATTTTTGTGACAAACTTCTTCAAGGTGGCTAAAGGCTCTCCTGAGCGTAGTCGAAGGGCCACCACCGTGTTCATCCCCACGCCTAAAGTCGGGGGCTTTCCACTCGCTTTTTGGTAAATGTCTTTTTCTACCCCTACCCTGCAATTAAAGATTTCGGAAGTTGCTCAACGGTTACGTCTGTTGACTCAAATTAATCTGCAACCCCATTGGCAGGTTATCAACCCTGGGGAGTCTGATCACCCAGTTGAAATCAATGAAAAAGAACATATTCCTTGGGCGGCGGGAAAACAGGTTTTGAAATTAAGACAAAAAATTATAGTTCCCAGGGAGTTACAGGGTTATCCGTTAATAGGTTTAACTTTAAGATTAGTCTTAAGTTGGTGGGCACAGGATGCTCAAATCTATATTAATAACCAGTTTGTACAAGCCGGAGACTTGTTTGATAGTTATACCCGAATTTTATTAAGTTCATCAGTACAGCCTGGGGATGAATTTGAAATAGAGTTATCTTTGATTAGTCCGGGACACGACCGAGGAGCATTAGTTA includes:
- a CDS encoding transposase, IS605 OrfB produces the protein MVKNHHLTKSISDASWYQFTQWLDYYGKIWDKAVVAVSPNYTSQDCSSCGYRAKKSLSTRTHSCPNCGTEICRDTNAAINILKKGMGILGIEWQNSTFGQKGSAEQSGKHGEKTASTIDGKPEIASGFL
- a CDS encoding transposase, truncation, which encodes MIVREAKLLHGTKEQYLALDEAIRTAQFIRNKCVRYWMDNQGVSKAGLYALCKDLAALFPFAKKLNSAARQASAERAWASISSFYSRCRKKKRKRATPSLKNIVAL